TATGTTTTTAAAAAGACGGCTTGATTGAAAATGAATTCAATCAAGCCGTCTTTTTAAAAAGTGGATTTATTTTTTGATGATCCGGTACGTTTGGTTGTCATACGGGGTGATGATGTTGACTATATAACTGCCGGAAGAGAGAGCCGAAGTGTTTATTTTTGTTTCGCTTCCGGACGTTACAGCTTTAATATTTTTATTATATACCAGTATCCCGTTCAGGTTATAAATATAGATGTTCATATATGGGTATTCGTTAGCTGACAGGATGCGGAAGTTGTCTGATATATGTGTGGGATAAACTGATAACCTGGATATTTTGTCGATATGAGATCCTAAATCCGGTTGTTCGAGAATATATTTAATCCCGTTCCAAGCATCTATTTTCCCTCGTCCATACGTATTATTGCTGTTCGGGCCGGTGAAATTATCTTTTTTTGCCGTATGGTCAAGTATCTCTTTTATTTGATCGGGAGAGAGGGTAGAACTGGCTTGTAACCAGGTAGCGATGATTCCGGCAACGAATGGTGATGCCATGGAAGTTCCTGTCATTTGTCCGAAATAGTAATTTTTGTCATTTTTATTGCAGCGGGCTATCGTATTGGCCGAATTATCTTGAAAGAGATAATAATAAGATGAGATGGCCGACATCATCATTCCGCCCGGTGCGCTGATATCCGGTTTCATTCTACCGTCTGTTGTCGGGCCTTGGCTGGAGAAATAATTTATTTGTCCAATCGGATATTCAAGTACCTGGGATTGCTGTTTCCCCGAAAAATTGATCCATTTATTTCGGGTAGTATAATTTCCTACCGAAATGATTTTTTTTCCGGTTCCCCCCAGTTCTCCTGCCACATAATCGGTCGTATAATCTGTCAATCCTTCCATGTTCATACTTGAAAATGTTCCGTATGCTTTATCGGTCCATAAATCTATCCTTTGAGGTTCTCCTTGTATTTCCAGTATTATATCGCCGCGTTTTAAAAATACATCTGTAAATATAATTTTTGCCTGAAGCTTTGAATTAGGTGCACGGTTGAAATATACCGATACGTTACCCGATTTATAGTTGTTCAGTTCGTCAGGTACAGCTTGTATATTATCTTTTTTTTCGGGAGAGGCATCCATTGTCCATAATATTTCATGGCTTATTTTATCCTGAAACAGAATCGTTACTTGATAACTTGTGCCTGCTCCGCCCCAAGCCTCTATTACTTTAGGGCTTGCCCCGCTGGTGACGAATGCGGTTTTTAAAGAGGTTTCTTCTGTGGTCAGGTTTTTCCCCGTGTGGGTATGGTTTTTATTTTCGTTGCCTACGGCTCCCACGACAATTCGTCCGGGGCCTTGTATGGCATCCAGTGCCATGTCGAAAGCCGATGTGCCGTCGTGTGGTCCTGTGAATGTATTGATACTTATATTGACGACAGCGGGCATATTTACCGAATCGGCATAATTGAAAATATAACGGATTCCATCAAGTATATCGTTGTCTTGAAGCGTAGTGCCGACTAAAACAATAGATGCGTCCGGTGCGCATCCGTAGAAAGGATTATTGTTATTCAGCTCTGTTACGGATGTATTAATACTTCCTTCATATCCTCCGGCTGCTATTCCTGCAACATGAGTACCATGTGTCTGGTCTGCATTATCTGTTCCTGCATTTAAAATGCTTTCCTGAGTAACAAACAGAGAGCCTTTTGAAAATCCGGAAGGAGGAGTTCCCGATTCCCGGTTCTGATCCCAGAAACGTATAATGCGGCTTTTTGTCATATCGTCGGTTTCAAAAAAGGCGGGGTGTCCGGTATCGAAGCCGCAATCGACTATCCCTACTATGACACCTTTTCCGGTGAAAGGAGATTTCATTTCTGTTCCATTATGCACATTATCTACATAACAGTCTTCCCTGGCTTTGTCCAGAGAGAGTACAGCGGTTTCCGATACTTGTATATTGATTACACCTGGTAATTGAGAGAGTTGTGGTAATGTATTAAACGGAATTTGGGCCGTGACTATGTTTTGCCCGTAAATGGCATTTATGGTTATTCCCAAATTTTTTAATTCATCCACGACCGATTCGTCCGAGATGTAGATGAATCCGGAAAGTGTTGCTGCCGAAGATTTTTCTTTGGAATATTCTTTTCCGTTGTTTTTTTGTATAAGAGTAATTGCATGTTGTGTTCCGGCAGACAAATTCCTATAATTGATGTCTTTTGTTTCTGCGTGAAGGGACGCTGTCAGGAGGAGGATAAATAATAAAAATAAACTTTGTTTTCTTCTCATTAGTGCTGGCTATTAGATCGTGGAATACATGAATATGAAAAGAAAAAGATGGAATATATTTCCTTTTGAAGTATATTCCATCTTTTTATAATATTAATCAAAACAAGATACGAGATACTTTTTCTCCTATTTTGATTATATATAATGAGTTGGTCAATACATCGGGACGGAAGTTTTCTGTTGCCGAATGAACCGAAACGAGCTGTCCCTGCATATTATATATTTCTACAGGAAGATTCTCCGTATTGCCTTTTATGTATAAGATGCCGTTATTTGCATATATTTTTAAAGAAGCATTATCGATATTCTCAACTGCATCTGTTTTCGTGAAATTCAAAATATATACGGTTTGGGCTCCATCGGCAGCGGTTACGGTTAGTTTTACTGTATTACCTTCGGTTTCTTTGGAGACTTTGGCATCTTTTCCGTCTGTCTTCCAGGAAATTTCAGGAAAGGCATTTCCTTTCATAGAGAGTCCGTTGTATTCTAGCGTTTCTTTATCGAATCCTTCTATAGGAGTTCCGTCTAACGTTATTTCTGTTAGTTTATGGTTGTATATAAACTGTAGGTCATCTACTCTGAGAATATCATTTTCTCCTACAGTGAAAGGTTCATCTTTAGTGAGGAATGAAGATGCGGAAATGTATATGTTCATTTTTTCAGGTATATCGTCGTTTATATACTCGATAGGAATAGCAATGCGCGTCCATTCCCCGATTTTTTCCGATATGAAGTATTCCCCTTTCGATATCAGCATCGCGTTACTATTACCGGACCATATATCTTTCATATTATCTGTTAAGGCAATATCTCCTTTTTCCGAAGTGCTGGTGTGGGTTCCGCTCCAGGAGTATATGCGGATGTGTGCGGCATCGGCAATCTCGTTAGTTTGTGCAGGGGTGTATTTGAAATATCCGATTAGAGAATCGGGGCGGAATGAAAACTCTATGCCGCCTTGAACTCCTGCGTCGGAAGTCGACACGGTAAAGTAAGATGAGTTAATATACAACCATGAATTTCCTAATGTTATGTAGCCCGGGAGAACAAATCCGTAAGAAACTCCCCATTGGCTTCCTCCTGCGAATTTATTTATAAGTTTCGCATTGTAATTTACGGGAGATTCGGTACGTGTCTCTTGTGACACGAGAGATGCTTTCATTGTGGAACCCCATGCCGATGCATTAGCAACGACCGCACTCCATCCGGCAGGTTGCATTCCGACCTGAAGAGCGTCGTCAACCCAGGGTGCGTCAAAATTTCCGTTGTTGATTTGTTGTGCATGAACACCTCCGGCAATACTAAATATACCGCATAAAAAGAGTATGAGTTTTTTCATGTTAAATGTAGTTATGATGTTTATATTATGTTGAATTCCTTTACAAAGTTACATTTCTTTTTTTATAATACATATATAATGTCAATTTATTTGTTATATTTGCTACCAAAATGGTAAAAATATAATTGTGCAGTAATAATTATGTAGCATTTGAAAGTGCGGCTGTAGAGAATCTAACTAATATATTATTAATTTATAAACCTAAACAACATGAATAGATCACTTAAATGTTTATTGATGCTTTCGGTTATTTTATCGGGATATGCTTGTAATAAAGATGAGAATGAACCGTCGGGTAATGGAGGAAATGATGGAACCGGAGAGGAAAATGTAGAAACCAAAACGCTTGATTTCATAGAAATAGGAAAGGCGGTAAATACAGATTGTGCCGTGTTTTATGAAGAGAATAAACAATACGTATTTGAATCGGATGCGAATCATACCGACTATCAAATAAAAGCAATAGATCAGGACCGGGATTCATTGAATATGCGAGTGATAGCAGATAAAAACGGTGCGATTGAAAAAATTATTCTTACTGCTAGAGATCAATCTAAGAATACAGATCTTTGGAAAAAATATGTCGGCAATGCTGCTGACTATACATTAGGCCGCTTTTTAGGAACAAAATTCAGCCGTATCATGGCCGACGGAAGTACACAGGGCGGTATAAAGCAAACGGAACAGGAGTCTATTGATTACGTAAATACGGAAGGTACGGAGAAAACATTGGTTTATACGATATTCGGAATTAATTCGAAAACATATGCAGCTCCGTGTCTGATACAGGGAGACTTCCGGTTTGAATTTCTAAAGAATTATTTACCGTTGGATTTTTCTCAATTAGGAACCTTAGTCGGAAGCGATATAGATGAGACGCTAAAACAATATAATCTTATAGCCAATAAGATTCAATTCGGAAATGCGTTGTCTTATCTTTATTTCGATTCAGCGATCGATAATAAAGGAAACGCTTTCACTGTGAATATGGACTCCGATGCGTCACTTAAAAAGATTAAAGAAATATCTGCTTATGCTCCTGAAAGACTCTCCGACGATGAAATTATCGCTCTTTGGAAACAATATCTGGCCGGTTATTCCGAGCTGGGGTTGGGCACTTTGAAGGAAATTTTTGTCAATGATGCTTTTGGTGATAAACTGAAAACGCTGGAGAGCGTGGAAGAAGCCTACGCTATGGTCGAAGAATTCGGGCGTCAATACAGTATCTTGGCTCAATTTTCAAACGGAGAACATGAAAATACTCTTGTTCTGAATAAAGATTATTTGTTTATAGTGATCCGGTAAGGAATTATTATATATGTATCGGCGGCCTCTGCAAGAATATGCAGGGGTCGTTTTGTTTGGAACGCTTATTTTCTTTTTATCGGATAGAAAAATAGGCCTATTGGGTTTATATATAAGTTTATAGATAAGATATTATCGGACGAATTGCTTCATTCGTTGTACCCGATAAAGGTAAATAGAATAAAGTATTTATGTGTTAAATGCGGGAGTGTGTGACCGGAAAATAATATATGAGAATGGTCTTCTTCACTTTATATATAGGTTATTAATGCCGGTGATTTTCTGTTTATGATTTTTATGGAGAAAATAAAAAAGGGAAATCTTCGAAAGGATTTCCCTCTATAAAGAGATCAGAAATTATTGTTTTATTGAAAAATTATTTTAACCTTAGTACTTTTCCCGGTCTTAATTTTGTGTTGCGCGAAATGCCGTTCAGTTTACATATCTGATTAATAGTAACACCGTTTCTTTGAGCTATTTTTGATAAATTATCTCCGGATTTAATACGATATGATACGTATTTGGAACCGTTAGAATGGCTTTTTCCTGCATTTGAACGATAAGATGCTGTCGCTCTGTTCCGGGTATCGTTCGATAGTTTGTTGGGTGTAAATACGAATTGATCGGTATGAGGAACCTGATTTTCAAAATCGAAGATCAGTTCAGGATTGATATCCATTCCTAAGAAACGAGTTTCGAAATGAAGGTGAGAGCCTGTAGAACGGCCTGTGTTTCCTCCCAAAGCTATAGGGTCACCTACTTTTACTATTTGGTCCGGTTTTACAAGGAAGCGGGACAAATGACCGTAAATGGTTTCAAGTCCGTTATTGTGACGGATAATAACATAATAGCCATATCCCCTGCGTTCATATTTCGTTAATCTTACTTTGCCCGAGAATGCTGCTCGGATTGTATCTCCTATCTGTACTTTAAGGTCGACGCCTCTGTGCATACGGCGGAAGCGGCGACGATAACCGTAACCGGAGGTTATATTAGTAGAATTTGCCGGCATGCAGTAATCCGAAACATCTATTTTTACATTATCGGGAAGTTCGCTCAATGATTTTTTATACGGATTTACCCATTCTTGGTCCCAGCTATCACCGTATATGTCCAGAGCGGGAAATTCCGAAGCTTCTTCTTCCAGTTGACGGGCAAATGCTACGGAATCAATAAGGCTTATTTCACGGTGTATATTTTTCTGACTGGCGAGGAGGTTTTTGTGTTGTTCTTTATGTTGGAAAGATGATATTTTGTGTGTTGGTTTGTTTTGTGCCGAAACTCCTAACGGAAGAATGGCAACAAGCCCTGAGATCATCAAGTGTTTAATCCTGTAAATATTCATTCGTTTTAATCTTGTTTCGCTTCATCCGTAGAATAAATAAACGGAAAAGAAGCCAGCTTATATTCGAATAATTCTTCAGCCTTGAAGAATCTATTAATTTCTGTTTTTGCAGATTCTATAGAATCGGAGGCATGTATAACGTTTTCCTGAACGCTCATGCTGAAATCCCCGCGAATAGTACCCGGAGCGGCATTGCGTCCGTTAGTCACACCGGTAAGCGTGCGCACTACGGCTACAGCATCGAGACCTTCGATACAACCGGCAATTACCGGAGTTGCCATCATGCTGGCCTTGATTCTCGGAAAAAACGGTTTATCTAATAGGTGGGCATAATGCTCATCGATGATTTCATCGGTAAGTTGCATCATCTTCAGCCCGGCAATACGTAATCCTTTGTTTTCAAAACGACTGATAATATGACCTATGTGTCCGCGTTGTATAGCAGATGGTTTTAGCAAAATAAGAGTTTTCTCCATTCCTTGACAGCTGTTTTATGCACATCTTTCCAAAGATAATAAAATTTCTCAGAAAATAG
This region of Barnesiella propionica genomic DNA includes:
- a CDS encoding S8 family peptidase, yielding MRRKQSLFLLFILLLTASLHAETKDINYRNLSAGTQHAITLIQKNNGKEYSKEKSSAATLSGFIYISDESVVDELKNLGITINAIYGQNIVTAQIPFNTLPQLSQLPGVINIQVSETAVLSLDKAREDCYVDNVHNGTEMKSPFTGKGVIVGIVDCGFDTGHPAFFETDDMTKSRIIRFWDQNRESGTPPSGFSKGSLFVTQESILNAGTDNADQTHGTHVAGIAAGGYEGSINTSVTELNNNNPFYGCAPDASIVLVGTTLQDNDILDGIRYIFNYADSVNMPAVVNISINTFTGPHDGTSAFDMALDAIQGPGRIVVGAVGNENKNHTHTGKNLTTEETSLKTAFVTSGASPKVIEAWGGAGTSYQVTILFQDKISHEILWTMDASPEKKDNIQAVPDELNNYKSGNVSVYFNRAPNSKLQAKIIFTDVFLKRGDIILEIQGEPQRIDLWTDKAYGTFSSMNMEGLTDYTTDYVAGELGGTGKKIISVGNYTTRNKWINFSGKQQSQVLEYPIGQINYFSSQGPTTDGRMKPDISAPGGMMMSAISSYYYLFQDNSANTIARCNKNDKNYYFGQMTGTSMASPFVAGIIATWLQASSTLSPDQIKEILDHTAKKDNFTGPNSNNTYGRGKIDAWNGIKYILEQPDLGSHIDKISRLSVYPTHISDNFRILSANEYPYMNIYIYNLNGILVYNKNIKAVTSGSETKINTSALSSGSYIVNIITPYDNQTYRIIKK
- a CDS encoding PCMD domain-containing protein, whose amino-acid sequence is MKKLILFLCGIFSIAGGVHAQQINNGNFDAPWVDDALQVGMQPAGWSAVVANASAWGSTMKASLVSQETRTESPVNYNAKLINKFAGGSQWGVSYGFVLPGYITLGNSWLYINSSYFTVSTSDAGVQGGIEFSFRPDSLIGYFKYTPAQTNEIADAAHIRIYSWSGTHTSTSEKGDIALTDNMKDIWSGNSNAMLISKGEYFISEKIGEWTRIAIPIEYINDDIPEKMNIYISASSFLTKDEPFTVGENDILRVDDLQFIYNHKLTEITLDGTPIEGFDKETLEYNGLSMKGNAFPEISWKTDGKDAKVSKETEGNTVKLTVTAADGAQTVYILNFTKTDAVENIDNASLKIYANNGILYIKGNTENLPVEIYNMQGQLVSVHSATENFRPDVLTNSLYIIKIGEKVSRILF
- the ndk gene encoding nucleoside-diphosphate kinase translates to MEKTLILLKPSAIQRGHIGHIISRFENKGLRIAGLKMMQLTDEIIDEHYAHLLDKPFFPRIKASMMATPVIAGCIEGLDAVAVVRTLTGVTNGRNAAPGTIRGDFSMSVQENVIHASDSIESAKTEINRFFKAEELFEYKLASFPFIYSTDEAKQD
- a CDS encoding M23 family metallopeptidase, yielding MNIYRIKHLMISGLVAILPLGVSAQNKPTHKISSFQHKEQHKNLLASQKNIHREISLIDSVAFARQLEEEASEFPALDIYGDSWDQEWVNPYKKSLSELPDNVKIDVSDYCMPANSTNITSGYGYRRRFRRMHRGVDLKVQIGDTIRAAFSGKVRLTKYERRGYGYYVIIRHNNGLETIYGHLSRFLVKPDQIVKVGDPIALGGNTGRSTGSHLHFETRFLGMDINPELIFDFENQVPHTDQFVFTPNKLSNDTRNRATASYRSNAGKSHSNGSKYVSYRIKSGDNLSKIAQRNGVTINQICKLNGISRNTKLRPGKVLRLK